One Solibacillus isronensis DNA segment encodes these proteins:
- a CDS encoding type III pantothenate kinase, whose protein sequence is MILVMNAGNSNIILGIYHQDKLIHHWRTETNIRKTEDEYAMQFKAFFAHEGISFEQVKGIIISSVVPPIMFALELMCKKYFNIQPLIVGPGVKTGLNIKYENPREVGSDRIVNAVAALQQYSGRPLIIIDFGTAITYCFINERGDYVGGAIAPGIAISTEALYTRAAKLPRIEIAHTSQVVAKNTVAAMQAGVFYGFLGQVEGIVSRMKAQSKEEPLVIATGGLAKLIANETQMIDVVDPFLTLKGLATIYKRNQ, encoded by the coding sequence GTGATTTTAGTAATGAATGCAGGTAACTCCAATATCATTTTAGGAATTTATCATCAGGATAAACTTATCCATCATTGGCGGACAGAAACAAACATACGGAAAACTGAAGATGAATATGCGATGCAATTTAAGGCGTTTTTTGCTCATGAAGGCATTTCATTTGAACAAGTAAAAGGGATTATTATATCCTCAGTTGTGCCACCTATCATGTTTGCACTTGAATTAATGTGTAAAAAATATTTCAATATCCAGCCTTTAATTGTAGGGCCCGGTGTAAAAACAGGCTTGAATATAAAGTATGAAAATCCGCGTGAAGTGGGTTCAGACCGTATCGTGAATGCGGTTGCCGCATTACAGCAGTATAGCGGCAGACCACTAATTATTATCGATTTTGGTACAGCGATTACGTATTGCTTTATTAATGAGCGCGGCGATTATGTTGGGGGCGCCATTGCACCCGGTATTGCCATTTCAACAGAGGCGCTCTATACACGTGCTGCCAAACTACCTCGCATAGAAATTGCCCATACATCACAAGTTGTGGCAAAAAATACGGTAGCTGCTATGCAAGCAGGTGTTTTTTACGGTTTTTTAGGACAAGTAGAAGGCATCGTCAGCCGTATGAAGGCTCAAAGTAAAGAAGAGCCCCTCGTTATAGCAACTGGCGGGCTGGCAAAGTTAATCGCTAATGAAACCCAGATGATTGATGTCGTCGATCCATTTTTGACACTCAAGGGACTCGCAACGATTTATAAAAGAAATCAATAG
- the ftsH gene encoding ATP-dependent zinc metalloprotease FtsH, translating into MNRIFRYTIFYLLIFLVIIGIFGTFNGGKKTTENLDYYAFFEALESNEIASMDIQPERGVYKIVGQMRGAEEGETFTVNVLQNDQTSVDRILQIEEQVANGEYPGVEILEQPQTSGFVTFLTSIIPFVIIIILFFFLLSQSQGGGNKVMNFGKSKAKLFDDTKKKVRFNDVAGADEEKQELVEVVDFLKDHRKFTDIGARIPKGILLVGPPGTGKTLLARAVAGEAGVPFFSISGSDFVEMFVGVGASRVRDLFENAKKNAPCIIFIDEIDAVGRQRGAGLGGGHDEREQTLNQLLVEMDGFGANEGIIIIAATNRPDILDKALLRPGRFDRQITVGHPDVKGREAILKVHARNKPLSDTVDLAAVAQRTPGFSGADLENLLNEAALVAARKNKKTINMADIDEASDRVIAGPAKASRVYSPKEKKLVAFHEAGHVVVGLELDEADTVHKVTIVPRGQAGGYAIMLPKEERFFTTKQELLDRIAGLLGGRVAEEIVLGEVSTGAHNDFQKVTSIARAMVTEYGMSNSLGAVQYGSNQGGNPFLGRDFGSDQNYSDTVAYEIDKEVQRIVDEQYARTKRILTERRDLLDLIANTLIEKETLNAQQIEHLRDHGILPPEEAVVESELPKEQKEATPTIETAGNVSINEEVQGEKKSPTVEDLPKDVSDDRPQGIDEDRPK; encoded by the coding sequence ATGAATCGAATATTTCGATACACCATATTTTATTTACTAATATTTCTCGTGATTATCGGGATTTTTGGAACATTTAATGGTGGAAAAAAGACAACTGAAAACCTTGATTACTATGCGTTTTTTGAGGCTTTAGAGAGCAATGAGATTGCTTCTATGGATATACAGCCTGAAAGAGGCGTGTATAAAATTGTAGGTCAGATGAGAGGCGCTGAAGAAGGCGAAACTTTCACAGTAAACGTTTTACAAAATGACCAAACTTCTGTAGACCGTATTTTGCAAATTGAAGAACAAGTTGCAAACGGCGAATATCCGGGAGTGGAAATTTTAGAACAACCACAAACAAGTGGGTTCGTAACATTCCTTACGAGCATCATTCCATTTGTCATCATTATTATTTTATTCTTCTTCTTACTAAGCCAATCGCAAGGTGGCGGTAATAAGGTGATGAACTTCGGGAAATCAAAAGCAAAACTATTTGATGACACGAAGAAAAAAGTTCGTTTCAATGACGTGGCAGGTGCTGACGAAGAGAAACAAGAACTAGTTGAAGTAGTAGATTTCTTAAAAGATCACCGTAAATTCACTGATATCGGTGCACGTATTCCAAAAGGGATTCTATTAGTAGGTCCTCCAGGTACAGGTAAAACTTTACTTGCACGTGCTGTTGCCGGTGAAGCGGGCGTACCATTCTTCTCGATTTCAGGTTCTGATTTCGTAGAGATGTTCGTCGGTGTCGGTGCATCTCGTGTTCGTGACTTATTTGAAAACGCTAAGAAAAATGCCCCATGTATCATTTTCATCGATGAGATTGATGCAGTAGGTCGTCAACGTGGTGCAGGTCTTGGTGGTGGACACGATGAGCGTGAACAAACATTAAACCAATTACTAGTTGAAATGGATGGTTTCGGTGCAAACGAAGGTATTATTATCATCGCTGCAACAAACCGCCCGGATATTCTAGATAAAGCATTATTACGTCCAGGTCGTTTTGACCGTCAAATTACGGTTGGTCACCCAGACGTAAAAGGCCGTGAAGCAATCCTTAAAGTACATGCACGCAATAAGCCGTTATCAGATACAGTTGATTTGGCTGCCGTTGCACAGCGTACACCAGGATTCTCAGGTGCAGATTTAGAAAACTTGTTAAACGAAGCAGCTCTAGTAGCAGCTCGTAAAAACAAAAAAACAATTAACATGGCTGATATTGATGAAGCTTCTGACCGCGTAATTGCCGGTCCTGCAAAAGCAAGCCGTGTATATTCTCCAAAAGAGAAAAAGCTTGTTGCATTCCATGAAGCTGGTCACGTAGTTGTCGGTCTTGAGTTGGATGAAGCAGACACTGTTCATAAAGTAACGATTGTCCCTCGTGGTCAAGCTGGTGGTTATGCCATCATGTTACCGAAAGAAGAACGCTTCTTCACAACTAAGCAAGAGTTACTTGACCGTATTGCCGGGTTACTTGGCGGACGTGTTGCGGAGGAAATCGTACTTGGCGAAGTATCAACAGGTGCACATAATGACTTCCAGAAAGTAACGAGCATTGCACGTGCAATGGTAACAGAATACGGAATGAGCAATAGTCTTGGTGCTGTTCAATACGGTTCAAACCAAGGCGGCAACCCATTCTTAGGTCGTGACTTCGGTTCAGACCAAAACTATTCTGATACAGTAGCATATGAAATTGATAAAGAAGTTCAGCGTATCGTTGATGAGCAATATGCTCGTACGAAACGTATTTTAACAGAGCGTCGTGATTTACTAGATTTAATCGCAAATACGTTAATTGAAAAAGAAACGTTAAATGCTCAACAAATCGAACATTTACGCGACCACGGTATATTACCTCCTGAAGAGGCGGTAGTAGAATCAGAGCTTCCAAAAGAACAAAAAGAAGCAACACCAACAATTGAAACTGCTGGTAATGTTTCGATCAACGAAGAAGTTCAAGGTGAGAAGAAATCACCAACAGTTGAAGATTTACCGAAAGACGTTTCAGATGATCGCCCGCAAGGCATCGATGAAGACCGTCCAAAATAA
- the hpt gene encoding hypoxanthine phosphoribosyltransferase: MIQNDIEKIMITEEQIQERIKELGAQLTEEYKDMFPLAVGVLKGAMPFMTDLMKRFDSYVELDFMDVTSYGNATVSSGEVKILKDLNTSVEGRDVIIIEDIIDSGLTLSYLVDLFKYRKAKSIRIVTLLDKPSGRKVELNADVVGFEVPDGFVVGYGLDYAEKYRNLPYIGILKREVYSF, encoded by the coding sequence ATGATTCAAAATGACATCGAAAAAATTATGATTACAGAAGAACAAATCCAGGAACGTATTAAAGAGCTTGGCGCTCAACTGACAGAGGAATACAAAGACATGTTCCCATTAGCTGTTGGGGTATTAAAAGGTGCAATGCCATTTATGACAGATCTGATGAAACGTTTCGATTCTTATGTAGAACTGGACTTTATGGATGTTACTTCATATGGGAATGCAACTGTTTCATCTGGGGAAGTAAAAATTCTTAAAGACTTAAATACAAGTGTGGAAGGCCGCGATGTCATTATTATTGAAGATATTATCGACAGTGGTTTGACATTAAGCTATTTAGTAGATTTATTTAAATATCGTAAAGCAAAATCGATTAGAATCGTAACGTTACTGGATAAGCCATCTGGTCGTAAAGTGGAATTGAATGCAGATGTTGTTGGCTTCGAAGTTCCGGACGGTTTTGTTGTAGGCTATGGTTTAGATTATGCAGAGAAATATCGTAACTTACCTTACATTGGAATTTTAAAACGTGAAGTATACTCATTTTAA
- the tilS gene encoding tRNA lysidine(34) synthetase TilS: MHTLEHQVLAYIKEQQLIKSGDKLLIACSGGVDSMALLSFFYHFRHYFKIEIAVAHVDHMLRGEQSAQDRQFVEQACNDWAIPFYSCAIPIAEIHKKEGGNIQAICRKERYQFFETVMHTHKFSKLVTAHHADDQLESMLMALTKANSLNGLKGILPSRKFQQFTVIRPFLMVTKDEIGEYLHSKGHLYREDPSNAKNNYTRNRFRHNVVPVLKEENPLVSRHAVHIAQQLLDDDSYLMELAEERFSKLFLKVDQNCYKVKLSELQKEPLALQRRLILILLSYLYNDSNTIQSYALCTMILTLFSTSDGSRTLDLPENFIARQQYDEVVFEYKQQDLPTSNQQIALNEWCVLGTMRIYIGELAQCDEDLLQKYPHHFFAASAVSFPLFVRAPKQGDRILLQGMQHQKKVSRIFIDDKIPLTKRANWPLLVDANDDLLAIVAVRVNNKFSNVKSAVHEMVLLVDSNERL; the protein is encoded by the coding sequence ATGCACACTTTAGAACATCAAGTATTAGCGTATATAAAAGAGCAGCAGCTTATTAAAAGCGGAGATAAACTATTAATTGCTTGTTCAGGAGGCGTTGATTCAATGGCGCTTCTTTCTTTTTTTTATCATTTCAGGCACTATTTTAAAATTGAGATCGCCGTGGCGCATGTTGACCATATGCTGCGCGGCGAACAATCTGCTCAAGACCGCCAATTTGTTGAGCAAGCATGTAATGACTGGGCAATTCCTTTCTATAGCTGTGCGATTCCCATTGCGGAAATCCACAAAAAAGAAGGCGGAAACATTCAGGCGATTTGCCGGAAGGAACGCTATCAATTTTTTGAAACCGTCATGCATACACATAAGTTTTCAAAATTAGTAACTGCACATCATGCGGACGATCAGCTCGAATCAATGTTAATGGCCTTGACGAAAGCGAATTCACTAAACGGATTAAAAGGTATTTTACCGTCACGTAAATTTCAACAATTTACCGTAATTCGTCCTTTTTTGATGGTTACAAAAGACGAAATTGGGGAATATTTACATAGTAAAGGTCATTTATACCGTGAAGATCCAAGCAATGCAAAGAATAATTATACCCGCAATCGTTTCCGTCACAATGTCGTCCCAGTCTTGAAAGAAGAAAACCCCCTTGTTTCCCGGCACGCAGTCCACATTGCACAGCAGCTTTTAGATGATGATTCGTATTTAATGGAGCTTGCAGAAGAGCGTTTTTCGAAGCTTTTTCTGAAAGTCGACCAAAATTGTTATAAAGTGAAGTTATCGGAACTACAAAAAGAGCCACTTGCTTTACAAAGAAGGCTCATTTTAATACTATTAAGTTATCTTTATAACGATTCAAATACGATTCAAAGCTACGCACTTTGTACGATGATTTTGACGTTATTCTCAACGTCGGATGGAAGTCGAACACTTGATTTACCGGAGAATTTTATTGCGCGTCAACAATACGATGAAGTTGTATTTGAATATAAGCAGCAGGACTTGCCGACTTCAAATCAACAAATCGCTTTGAATGAGTGGTGTGTGCTTGGAACGATGCGCATATATATTGGGGAACTTGCACAATGTGATGAGGACTTACTGCAAAAGTATCCGCATCACTTTTTCGCCGCATCTGCCGTATCGTTTCCCTTATTCGTAAGGGCTCCCAAACAAGGGGATCGTATTTTGCTACAAGGTATGCAGCATCAGAAAAAAGTATCACGCATTTTTATTGATGACAAGATTCCTTTAACAAAAAGAGCTAACTGGCCATTGTTAGTCGATGCTAATGATGATCTTTTAGCGATAGTAGCTGTACGCGTTAACAATAAATTTTCTAATGTAAAGTCGGCAGTGCATGAAATGGTGCTTCTTGTCGATAGCAATGAACGTCTTTAG
- a CDS encoding SpoIIE family protein phosphatase — MVTLNNQNEFQTLNFSLFLYKEKSRMIIASVIVFAAFCFAQAVFFEAVTPLFLPFWLVIRTRFVSFQKSALLGGILGTLFLGFGQAAVVLVQLFFMECLVRFKFIKISPYFLLASTIIAIQLGWQMMLHSGMPSVMTLFYIVYECFFAVSILFFMRILTLPGKENGNIEWTREKITAIIVVLAGMLIGMENLTLFYFSMALIVLHFLICLVAYASTVGATVIFSLSLGFFIGLANLSFTGMMILYACTGLVAAFVQNQGRYAVALFSFLPSIFFFFYDATLPIDSVYFMSMLTGAIIFLLLPKNILEYCKMYYKQTTVSIIQVNRNEVVEVQLKQFQQFVSFMKELVFDHFTQNKTKSKTTAEPFLICSSCFKYEECWGRKGEMEGIIDSWRLAKRSTKPVSWIRVEEQLKGKCIKSSKLLEELESALHKEHMERQFYHGKKMIALQLRDLSSHFEKLLNSQRLEIGTSEMDGEMQQFLKEHDIHCLHIQWIKNEIGNREFVCYVADHRDAHVVIQQLEQQLFEFLHEPLKGEQIYEQQSPIFYRQIKFTSAIRYQLEYDIYTYSHANHAISGDSYRVFPIHPGLMAIMLSDGMGTNVRANRESERLIQMMQDCLTYNMDPETAMHTMHYVMSLKNDSDMYATMDFALVDLQFGHLWCWKAGGMTTYVLRGNDLFKIESTSAPIGFLPNFAIDTEMTQLLSEDVILMISDGLFSPSAQWDAQEQLFIRLIRQGLDNGASIQVVLFDVMTQFKQRYPIADDCTVMLFRLQHVIKPWQVFRPAITH, encoded by the coding sequence ATGGTGACATTAAATAATCAAAATGAGTTTCAAACACTAAACTTTAGCTTATTCTTATATAAAGAAAAATCGAGAATGATAATAGCGAGTGTTATAGTGTTTGCAGCTTTCTGTTTTGCTCAGGCAGTTTTCTTTGAAGCTGTTACTCCGTTATTTTTACCTTTTTGGCTTGTTATTCGAACGAGATTTGTCTCATTTCAGAAGAGTGCTTTACTAGGGGGAATACTCGGAACGCTCTTTCTTGGCTTTGGACAAGCAGCTGTTGTTTTGGTCCAGCTTTTCTTCATGGAATGTCTCGTCCGTTTTAAGTTTATAAAAATATCCCCTTACTTTTTACTAGCCAGTACAATTATTGCTATTCAACTAGGATGGCAGATGATGCTTCATAGCGGTATGCCATCTGTTATGACATTATTTTATATCGTATACGAATGCTTTTTTGCGGTATCGATTTTGTTTTTTATGCGTATTTTGACATTGCCGGGTAAAGAAAATGGAAATATTGAGTGGACAAGAGAAAAAATAACGGCAATTATTGTCGTTTTAGCCGGTATGCTAATCGGCATGGAAAACTTGACTCTTTTTTACTTTTCAATGGCGCTGATCGTTCTTCACTTCCTCATTTGCCTTGTAGCCTATGCCTCTACAGTTGGAGCTACGGTCATCTTTTCATTATCTCTTGGCTTTTTTATCGGCTTAGCAAACTTATCTTTCACAGGTATGATGATTTTATATGCTTGTACAGGGCTGGTCGCTGCTTTTGTACAAAATCAGGGACGTTATGCCGTTGCGCTCTTTAGCTTTTTGCCAAGTATCTTTTTCTTCTTTTATGATGCGACATTACCGATTGACAGTGTTTATTTTATGTCGATGCTTACAGGAGCGATCATTTTTCTGCTTTTGCCGAAAAATATACTTGAGTATTGCAAAATGTACTATAAACAAACTACAGTCAGCATCATTCAAGTGAACCGCAATGAAGTGGTGGAAGTACAGCTTAAGCAGTTTCAGCAGTTTGTATCTTTTATGAAGGAGCTTGTGTTTGATCATTTCACACAAAATAAGACTAAAAGTAAGACAACAGCAGAACCGTTTCTAATTTGCTCCAGCTGTTTCAAATATGAAGAATGCTGGGGGAGAAAAGGGGAAATGGAAGGGATTATCGATTCATGGCGCTTAGCGAAAAGAAGTACGAAACCGGTCAGCTGGATTCGAGTAGAGGAACAGCTGAAGGGGAAATGCATTAAATCTTCTAAATTGCTGGAAGAACTAGAGTCTGCTTTACACAAAGAGCATATGGAGAGACAGTTCTATCATGGCAAAAAAATGATAGCCTTACAGCTTCGTGATTTAAGCAGCCACTTTGAAAAACTGTTAAACAGCCAGCGATTAGAAATCGGCACATCGGAAATGGATGGGGAGATGCAGCAATTCTTAAAAGAACATGATATTCACTGTTTGCATATTCAGTGGATAAAAAACGAAATAGGGAATCGAGAGTTCGTTTGTTATGTCGCAGATCATCGTGATGCACATGTCGTTATCCAGCAACTAGAGCAGCAACTGTTTGAATTTTTGCATGAACCATTGAAAGGTGAACAGATTTACGAGCAGCAATCGCCTATTTTTTATCGTCAAATTAAGTTTACTTCAGCAATTCGTTATCAGTTGGAGTATGATATATATACGTATTCCCATGCAAACCATGCAATTTCCGGTGATTCTTACCGTGTATTTCCGATTCATCCGGGACTTATGGCGATTATGCTGTCGGATGGAATGGGGACGAATGTTCGAGCGAATCGTGAAAGTGAACGCTTAATTCAAATGATGCAGGATTGCCTTACGTACAACATGGACCCTGAAACAGCGATGCACACAATGCATTATGTTATGTCGCTGAAAAACGATTCGGACATGTATGCAACAATGGATTTTGCGCTTGTCGATTTACAGTTTGGCCATTTATGGTGTTGGAAAGCGGGAGGCATGACAACATATGTGTTAAGAGGGAATGATTTATTCAAAATAGAAAGTACAAGTGCCCCGATTGGTTTTTTACCTAATTTCGCAATTGATACGGAAATGACGCAACTATTGTCAGAGGATGTTATTTTAATGATTTCTGACGGGTTATTTTCACCATCTGCGCAATGGGATGCACAGGAGCAATTATTTATCAGGCTGATTCGTCAAGGACTGGATAATGGTGCTTCCATCCAGGTTGTACTATTCGATGTTATGACGCAATTCAAACAAAGATACCCGATTGCAGACGATTGCACCGTCATGCTATTCCGTTTGCAGCATGTAATAAAACCGTGGCAAGTATTCAGACCAGCAATCACACATTGA
- a CDS encoding sodium:potassium antiporter, producing MQNFTYLAFLCGISMLLVVGGVILTNLPLPLQIIMIAIGLIGGIFCFVTLIRVLIKHNTEKG from the coding sequence GTGCAAAACTTTACATATTTAGCTTTTCTTTGCGGTATTAGCATGCTTCTAGTCGTTGGAGGCGTCATATTGACAAACCTGCCGCTCCCATTACAAATAATTATGATTGCAATCGGATTAATAGGAGGCATTTTTTGCTTTGTTACCCTTATCCGTGTTCTCATCAAGCATAATACTGAAAAAGGATGA
- a CDS encoding S1 domain-containing RNA-binding protein, whose product MSIEVGSKVQGKVTGITNFGAFVELPDGKTGLVHISEVADNYVKDINEHLKVGDEVEVKVMNVEADGKIGLSIRKAKPQAERPERPQRPRRENNRSNDRNDRQPKENFEQKMARFLKDSDERLTTLKRATESKRGGRGARRG is encoded by the coding sequence ATGTCAATTGAAGTAGGCAGCAAAGTACAAGGTAAGGTAACAGGAATCACAAATTTCGGTGCATTCGTTGAGCTTCCAGATGGGAAAACAGGTTTAGTTCACATTAGTGAAGTGGCAGATAACTACGTAAAAGATATTAACGAACATCTTAAAGTAGGCGATGAAGTCGAAGTTAAAGTGATGAATGTTGAAGCGGATGGAAAGATTGGTCTTTCAATTCGTAAAGCAAAGCCTCAAGCTGAGCGACCAGAGCGTCCACAGCGTCCTCGTCGCGAAAACAACCGTTCTAACGATCGTAATGATCGTCAACCAAAAGAGAACTTTGAACAGAAGATGGCGCGTTTCTTAAAAGATAGCGATGAGCGTTTAACTACATTAAAGCGTGCAACTGAGTCTAAGCGCGGTGGCCGTGGAGCTCGCAGAGGATAA
- a CDS encoding FtsB family cell division protein — protein MGRRNVQEELHNHNVQSLNNDYVRSNPQAKAQIKAKIAVRRRRRLAVFFILATVVIAVLVKANMVQSDRLAAKQETKAAVEERLDEALHRQELLNLQIAKLEDDEYIAKLARKEFFLSEEGEIIFTIPNKSDKENKDKPEDDKE, from the coding sequence ATGGGAAGAAGAAATGTGCAAGAAGAGCTACATAACCATAATGTCCAGTCGTTGAATAACGATTATGTCCGCTCAAATCCGCAAGCAAAAGCTCAAATTAAAGCAAAAATTGCTGTACGTCGTCGCAGAAGATTAGCAGTATTTTTCATTTTAGCAACTGTAGTAATAGCCGTATTAGTAAAAGCGAACATGGTCCAAAGTGATCGCCTCGCCGCGAAACAAGAAACAAAAGCCGCGGTTGAAGAACGATTGGATGAAGCGCTTCACAGACAAGAGCTCTTAAATTTGCAGATTGCGAAGCTGGAAGATGATGAGTATATTGCGAAGCTGGCAAGAAAAGAATTTTTCCTTTCTGAAGAAGGCGAAATTATTTTCACAATACCGAATAAATCGGACAAAGAAAATAAAGACAAGCCTGAAGATGACAAAGAATAA
- the yabQ gene encoding spore cortex biosynthesis protein YabQ: MMMSAQLISILVMFISGVAVGAIIDCIRINVNRIPLKNIRRITWILEWIVWLILGVTTFYLLFIVKGGQWRVVDPLAQIAGIATYELLFQKIIRFIGRVCINLFVKPVFFIGHVVVKLVKNIIKLLIGIVLFICRPFIKFFKKYLLKNFKTQQ, encoded by the coding sequence ATGATGATGAGTGCGCAGCTTATAAGCATTCTTGTCATGTTTATAAGCGGAGTTGCTGTAGGTGCAATAATCGATTGTATCCGAATTAATGTAAATCGTATCCCTCTAAAAAATATTCGACGTATTACCTGGATTTTAGAATGGATAGTCTGGTTAATACTAGGGGTTACTACGTTTTATTTATTATTTATAGTAAAAGGAGGGCAATGGCGGGTAGTTGATCCACTTGCCCAAATCGCCGGAATTGCAACTTATGAATTGCTGTTCCAAAAAATTATCCGCTTTATTGGAAGAGTGTGTATAAATTTATTTGTGAAGCCGGTTTTTTTTATTGGACATGTAGTAGTTAAGCTGGTTAAAAATATTATAAAACTATTAATAGGGATCGTATTATTTATTTGCCGTCCCTTTATTAAGTTTTTCAAGAAATATTTGTTAAAAAACTTTAAAACACAGCAGTGA
- the yabP gene encoding sporulation protein YabP, translated as MTIHQESARYTISSGDHLVTVRNRKRMDMTSVKSIERFDQEEFYVNTSQGHLLIRGEELRIVHLDVDKGLLTLEGEVKQFQYDESESGLSKSFLHKLFG; from the coding sequence TTGACTATTCATCAAGAAAGCGCGCGCTATACCATTTCGTCAGGAGATCACTTAGTAACGGTACGTAATCGTAAACGGATGGACATGACATCTGTTAAAAGTATCGAACGATTTGATCAGGAAGAATTTTATGTGAATACATCACAGGGCCATTTATTGATTCGTGGTGAGGAACTTCGTATTGTTCATTTAGACGTGGACAAGGGATTACTTACGTTAGAAGGGGAAGTGAAGCAATTCCAATACGATGAAAGCGAGAGTGGCTTATCGAAAAGTTTCCTTCATAAATTGTTTGGATGA
- a CDS encoding RNA-binding S4 domain-containing protein, translating into MRLDKFLKVSRLIKRRTLAKEVAVQGRITINDKVAKASSTVKVGDELAIRFGQKIVTARVEEIRENVKKEDALKMFTIIKEERLEKVEPEFIDDEE; encoded by the coding sequence ATGCGCTTAGATAAATTTTTAAAAGTTTCACGTTTAATTAAACGTCGAACATTAGCAAAGGAAGTAGCGGTGCAAGGCCGTATTACGATCAATGATAAAGTGGCAAAAGCAAGCAGTACCGTAAAAGTAGGCGATGAGCTGGCAATTCGCTTCGGTCAAAAAATTGTAACGGCACGTGTTGAAGAAATCCGTGAAAATGTGAAAAAAGAAGATGCATTAAAAATGTTCACAATAATAAAAGAAGAGCGTTTAGAGAAAGTTGAGCCTGAATTTATTGATGATGAAGAATAA